One window from the genome of Myxococcales bacterium encodes:
- a CDS encoding MFS transporter yields MFFSRAATSQVTASAQPAATPPLAAEPTAAAPPPATAAPAAAPAVAAATATGATSAAATTLSPELLAQCNKPKSKRPPKPLGPQLLAIGLLLVVIVIVVKRLPKSAVNHSAAFKRRRLLNWLPLGLTYGFLYMARYNINVYMDIERITPAQFGTMFGVGSLVYGLSFFLNGPLTDRWGGRATILISAGGVAATNLIWGIMELTGNSLGDRVTNLTVLYAVNMYFQSFGAVSIVKVNASWFHVRERGTFGGIFGILISLGVFLAYDGGRMITEYLPIPWLFFMPALLLGIFFMINYFLVFDRPSEAGYADIDTGDGDADADDGKPVNVGAVLTRVLTHPVIMTVAVIELFSGFLRQAIMQWSKEFSRGVGLENSFVITNIGVVLCIAGIVGGMFAGAVSDHLFKSRRGPVSAFLYGLVLIGAIAIVPLFNYRPAIPWVIAVMAMAIIGVHGMLTATMSQDFGGKRNTGIVVGVIDGFVYFGSTLQSFFYGHFLPGKIPCPNGNNITDPAAKDINNWHVWPYAMIVVALLGFVLALRLWNVRPGKQSSSGH; encoded by the coding sequence ATGTTTTTTAGTCGCGCCGCCACCAGCCAGGTGACGGCAAGCGCCCAACCCGCGGCGACGCCGCCACTCGCCGCCGAGCCGACGGCAGCCGCTCCCCCGCCGGCTACGGCTGCCCCCGCCGCAGCACCGGCCGTCGCGGCAGCAACCGCCACAGGCGCGACCTCCGCAGCAGCCACCACCCTTTCGCCCGAGCTGCTCGCACAGTGCAATAAGCCCAAGAGCAAGCGCCCCCCCAAACCGCTGGGGCCGCAATTGCTCGCGATTGGCCTGTTGCTCGTCGTCATCGTAATCGTCGTTAAGCGCCTTCCTAAGTCGGCGGTGAACCACAGCGCGGCCTTCAAGCGCCGCCGTTTGCTCAACTGGCTGCCGCTCGGCCTCACCTACGGCTTTCTCTACATGGCTCGCTACAACATCAATGTCTACATGGACATCGAGCGCATCACGCCGGCGCAGTTTGGCACTATGTTCGGCGTTGGCTCGCTGGTCTATGGCCTGTCATTTTTTCTCAACGGCCCGCTGACAGACCGCTGGGGCGGCCGCGCGACCATCCTCATCTCGGCTGGCGGCGTCGCCGCGACCAACCTCATCTGGGGGATCATGGAGCTCACCGGCAATTCGCTTGGCGACCGCGTTACCAACCTCACCGTGCTCTATGCCGTCAACATGTATTTCCAGAGCTTCGGAGCCGTGTCGATCGTCAAGGTCAACGCGTCCTGGTTCCACGTGCGCGAGCGCGGCACCTTTGGCGGCATCTTCGGCATCTTAATCTCTCTCGGCGTATTCTTAGCCTACGACGGCGGTCGCATGATCACCGAGTACCTACCAATCCCGTGGCTGTTCTTCATGCCGGCGCTGCTGCTCGGCATCTTTTTCATGATCAACTACTTCCTCGTCTTTGACCGCCCATCCGAAGCAGGCTACGCCGATATTGATACTGGCGATGGCGATGCCGACGCCGACGATGGCAAGCCGGTCAATGTCGGCGCCGTGCTAACGCGCGTGCTGACCCACCCCGTCATCATGACGGTCGCCGTCATCGAGCTGTTTAGCGGCTTTCTGCGCCAGGCCATCATGCAATGGAGCAAGGAATTCAGCAGAGGCGTCGGGCTTGAAAACAGCTTTGTCATTACGAACATCGGCGTCGTGCTGTGCATCGCCGGCATCGTCGGCGGCATGTTCGCCGGTGCCGTGTCCGACCATTTGTTTAAGTCGCGCCGCGGCCCTGTATCGGCCTTTCTCTACGGCCTCGTGCTGATTGGCGCGATCGCGATTGTCCCGCTCTTTAACTACCGCCCCGCCATTCCGTGGGTCATCGCGGTGATGGCCATGGCGATCATCGGCGTCCACGGCATGCTCACTGCTACCATGAGCCAAGATTTTGGCGGCAAGCGCAACACCGGTATTGTCGTCGGCGTCATCGACGGCTTCGTTTATTTTGGTTCGACGCTGCAATCGTTTTTTTACGGGCATTTTCTACCCGGCAAAATCCCCTGCCCCAACGGCAACAACATTACCGATCCTGCCGCCAAAGACATCAACAACTGGCACGTCTGGCCCTATGCCATGATCGTCGTCGCCCTGCTCGGCTTCGTCCTCGCCCTTCGGCTATGGAATGTGCGGCCCGGCAAGCAATCGTCGTCGGGACACTAG
- a CDS encoding amidohydrolase family protein — MADETFCFDRVEDIARLAWFEIDNGSLVVADKSIGPIIDMHAHYAAPMIWPHRTNHDHEPTITELLLPCCARHDLDVYANQNFDKLGLKLLKRKLVLGGFTGGGSRKTHTAPNLARDAAAVGVIHSAVLAIDMGWPSHTVRDTIAVANKRNDTTAFGSVHPRRRRPKERFEEQLHAGVRGLKLHPQLQQFHPDAPEAMKVYELCGREQTPVIWHCGPVGIELKSALPYVQVPNYERPIKEHPDTTFLLGHAGALQCDQAIALQRRYKNVYLEVSSISLSQMRMVVEEADPDRIVFGTDWPFYHHALQLAKVLVVTEGKPGLRRKVLHDNAARLLRL; from the coding sequence ATGGCCGACGAAACGTTCTGCTTTGACCGCGTCGAGGACATCGCGCGCCTGGCGTGGTTTGAGATCGACAACGGCAGCTTGGTCGTGGCGGACAAGTCAATTGGCCCCATCATCGACATGCACGCGCACTACGCCGCGCCCATGATTTGGCCGCATCGCACCAACCACGACCACGAGCCGACGATTACCGAGCTATTGCTGCCTTGCTGCGCGCGCCATGATCTCGACGTCTACGCCAATCAAAATTTTGACAAGCTCGGCCTCAAGCTGCTCAAGCGCAAGCTAGTGCTGGGTGGCTTTACCGGCGGCGGTTCGCGCAAGACGCACACCGCCCCCAATCTCGCGCGCGACGCCGCGGCCGTGGGCGTCATCCACAGCGCGGTGCTCGCCATCGACATGGGATGGCCGTCGCACACCGTGCGCGATACGATCGCCGTCGCAAATAAGCGCAACGACACCACCGCGTTTGGCAGCGTGCACCCGCGCCGCCGCCGCCCCAAGGAACGCTTTGAAGAGCAACTCCATGCCGGCGTGCGCGGCCTCAAGCTGCACCCGCAGCTGCAGCAATTTCACCCCGACGCGCCCGAGGCCATGAAGGTGTATGAGCTGTGCGGGCGCGAGCAGACGCCGGTGATTTGGCACTGCGGCCCGGTCGGCATCGAGCTCAAGAGCGCCTTGCCCTACGTCCAGGTACCAAACTACGAGCGCCCGATCAAGGAACACCCCGACACCACATTTCTGCTCGGTCATGCCGGCGCGCTGCAGTGCGACCAGGCCATCGCGCTGCAACGCCGCTACAAAAACGTCTACCTCGAGGTGTCGTCGATCAGCCTGTCGCAAATGCGCATGGTGGTCGAAGAAGCCGATCCGGATCGAATTGTCTTTGGCACCGACTGGCCGTTTTATCATCACGCCTTGCAGCTGGCGAAGGTGCTGGTGGTCACCGAAGGCAAGCCCGGCCTGCGCCGCAAGGTGCTGCACGATAACGCCGCGCGCTTGCTTCGGCTCTAG
- a CDS encoding DUF4442 domain-containing protein, protein MSLASTLSKFLALPLTPSDDRNTLRDAWNFLAPLPGGKVLYSRMLGKMVPYTGSIGAHVRALRLGHSEVEMADKPPLRNHLGSVHALALANLAELAGNLALVYSMPDGARFIVAAINIEYLKKARGTIVAISDCPIPPTAQRAEYLVPVTLRDGSGAEVARATLRSVIGPTKPSENDRVN, encoded by the coding sequence ATGAGCCTGGCCTCGACGCTGTCAAAGTTTCTCGCCTTGCCGCTGACGCCTAGCGATGACCGCAACACGCTGCGCGATGCGTGGAACTTTTTGGCACCGCTGCCGGGCGGCAAGGTGCTGTACTCGCGCATGCTCGGCAAGATGGTGCCTTACACCGGCAGCATTGGCGCTCATGTGCGGGCGTTGCGCCTGGGCCACAGCGAGGTCGAGATGGCCGATAAGCCGCCGTTGCGCAACCACCTCGGCTCGGTGCATGCGCTCGCGCTCGCCAACCTCGCCGAACTCGCCGGCAACCTGGCGCTGGTTTACTCCATGCCGGACGGCGCACGCTTCATCGTCGCGGCGATCAACATCGAATATCTTAAGAAGGCGCGCGGCACCATCGTCGCCATCAGCGATTGCCCGATTCCGCCCACCGCGCAGCGCGCCGAATACTTGGTGCCGGTGACGCTGCGCGACGGCAGCGGCGCCGAAGTTGCCCGCGCCACCCTGCGCAGCGTGATTGGCCCCACCAAGCCGAGTGAAAACGATCGCGTTAACTAG
- a CDS encoding D-alanyl-D-alanine carboxypeptidase family protein — MLISACAALAACESGSSAYYVQAADGYLAVSEIVAAEGCSTEAVVGLAWQIAREAQCLTPGELVEFEQVGGMAFGPAVLPLAAPYAVVQLEEAALTEPDQAMSITSAYRAVPQQYILHAWAQQGLCGIAAAAEPGRSNHESGRAVDLSNYSAWLPLLEENGWDQNVPGDAVHFEHLSSNDLRGVDVLAFQRLWNRANPADAIAEDGEYGPQTGARIAMSPIDGFELPVGCEGMEQYSLEIVGRNAPARLQPGDRAIVELTLKNIGSVTWQAGARLTSPDASRLVDLPTWLDDQSPLALDSAVEPGGEITVAFAIVAPALAVPGVVTEVFSLRDGPHAFGMVTLSMWVSDQEPGEPANEGGSLPEGEVEPAAGGCQAGAGTGNVSLVTMITLGLLRRRRSLAVR, encoded by the coding sequence GTGCTCATTTCTGCGTGCGCCGCGCTCGCGGCGTGCGAGTCGGGTTCGAGCGCCTACTATGTTCAGGCCGCCGACGGCTACCTCGCGGTGAGCGAGATCGTCGCCGCAGAGGGTTGCAGCACCGAGGCCGTGGTGGGACTGGCCTGGCAAATCGCGCGCGAGGCGCAGTGCCTCACGCCAGGCGAGCTGGTCGAATTTGAACAAGTCGGCGGCATGGCGTTCGGGCCGGCCGTGCTGCCGCTCGCCGCGCCATACGCCGTGGTGCAGCTCGAAGAGGCCGCGCTTACCGAGCCGGATCAAGCCATGAGCATTACCAGTGCCTATCGCGCCGTGCCGCAGCAATACATCCTGCACGCGTGGGCGCAGCAAGGCCTGTGCGGCATTGCCGCCGCCGCCGAACCAGGTCGCAGCAACCACGAGTCGGGCCGCGCGGTTGACTTGTCAAATTACAGCGCCTGGCTGCCACTGCTTGAGGAAAACGGCTGGGACCAAAATGTGCCAGGCGACGCGGTGCACTTCGAACACCTTTCGTCTAACGATTTGCGCGGCGTCGACGTGCTGGCGTTTCAACGCCTGTGGAATCGCGCGAATCCGGCCGACGCAATCGCCGAAGATGGCGAATATGGGCCGCAAACCGGCGCGCGCATCGCGATGTCGCCCATCGATGGCTTTGAGTTACCGGTCGGCTGCGAAGGCATGGAGCAGTATTCACTCGAAATCGTCGGCCGCAATGCGCCGGCGCGGCTGCAGCCCGGTGATCGCGCGATTGTCGAGTTGACGCTCAAAAACATCGGCAGCGTGACGTGGCAAGCGGGCGCGCGCCTGACCTCGCCAGATGCGAGCCGCCTCGTCGACCTGCCGACGTGGCTTGATGACCAGTCGCCGTTGGCACTGGATTCGGCCGTGGAGCCGGGTGGCGAAATTACGGTGGCGTTTGCGATCGTAGCGCCTGCGCTGGCAGTGCCAGGCGTGGTGACTGAGGTGTTTTCGTTGCGCGACGGCCCGCATGCCTTTGGCATGGTGACGTTGTCGATGTGGGTGAGCGATCAGGAACCCGGCGAACCTGCCAACGAGGGTGGCTCGTTGCCTGAAGGCGAAGTCGAGCCAGCCGCCGGCGGATGCCAGGCAGGCGCGGGGACCGGAAATGTAAGCCTCGTAACCATGATCACGCTTGGATTGTTGCGGCGCCGACGATCTCTTGCCGTGCGGTAA
- a CDS encoding succinate dehydrogenase cytochrome b subunit has product MSWVSTYFRSTIGAKQIMALTGLGLMLFTLLHMVGHLLMFQGSDAYNAYAAKLQGLGALKWIARGGLLFILTLHIAAAVRTSAVSRAARPTAYVRYEPRNSTIASRTARLTGTVLFIFIAFHLAHFTFGAVQPEAYGHLDQAQRHDAYRMFVAGFQNVGLFAVYLVAIGLLAAHLGHGASSWLQTLGVRHPKYDGAIAKLGPAMGVILFIGYMAPPLAVLIGQLK; this is encoded by the coding sequence ATGAGCTGGGTCTCGACATACTTCCGCTCCACCATCGGCGCCAAACAAATCATGGCGCTCACCGGGCTTGGCCTGATGCTGTTCACGCTCTTGCACATGGTGGGGCACCTCCTCATGTTCCAGGGCAGCGACGCCTACAACGCCTATGCCGCCAAGCTGCAAGGCCTCGGCGCGCTGAAGTGGATCGCTCGCGGTGGGCTGCTCTTCATCCTGACCCTGCACATCGCTGCGGCGGTGAGGACCAGCGCGGTCTCGCGCGCCGCCCGGCCGACCGCGTATGTCCGCTACGAGCCACGCAACTCGACCATCGCGTCGCGCACCGCGCGCCTCACCGGCACGGTGCTCTTCATCTTCATCGCCTTTCACCTCGCGCATTTTACGTTTGGCGCCGTGCAGCCCGAGGCCTATGGCCACTTAGACCAGGCGCAACGCCATGATGCCTACCGCATGTTCGTCGCGGGCTTCCAGAACGTCGGCCTGTTTGCGGTCTACCTCGTCGCCATCGGCCTGCTCGCGGCGCATCTCGGCCATGGCGCCAGCAGCTGGCTGCAAACCCTCGGCGTGCGCCACCCCAAATACGACGGCGCCATCGCCAAGCTGGGGCCGGCCATGGGCGTGATTTTGTTTATAGGCTACATGGCGCCGCCGCTGGCCGTGCTCATCGGCCAGCTCAAGTAA
- a CDS encoding succinate dehydrogenase/fumarate reductase iron-sulfur subunit — translation MSNLNLKLQIWRQKDRNSEGKMVGYDVKNVSTHASFLEMLDILNEQLIAKGEEPIAFDSDCREGICGMCSLVINGRPHGGQAGTTTCQLHMRKFKDGDEITIEPWRASPFPVIKDLTVDRAPFDKIISAGGYVSTNCGSAPDANDVPIPKESADKAMEAAACIGCGACVAACPNGSASLFVAAKLSHLHHLPQGQGERMRRTKAMVAAMDEAGFGSCSNHYECEAACPKDISRDVIAQMNKDYLKATFAYKEYEAKADGAG, via the coding sequence ATGTCAAACCTCAACTTAAAACTGCAAATCTGGCGGCAAAAAGATCGCAACTCCGAGGGCAAGATGGTGGGCTACGACGTCAAGAACGTCAGCACGCACGCGTCTTTCCTCGAGATGCTCGATATTCTCAACGAGCAGCTCATTGCCAAGGGTGAAGAGCCGATTGCCTTTGACAGCGATTGCCGCGAGGGCATTTGCGGCATGTGTTCGCTGGTGATCAACGGCCGGCCGCACGGCGGGCAAGCCGGCACCACGACGTGCCAGTTGCACATGCGCAAATTCAAGGACGGCGACGAGATTACGATCGAACCGTGGCGCGCCTCGCCGTTTCCTGTCATCAAAGATCTCACGGTCGATCGCGCGCCGTTTGATAAGATCATCTCCGCGGGCGGCTATGTGTCGACCAACTGCGGATCGGCGCCCGATGCCAACGACGTGCCGATTCCCAAGGAAAGCGCCGACAAGGCGATGGAAGCCGCGGCATGCATTGGCTGCGGTGCCTGCGTTGCCGCCTGCCCTAATGGCTCGGCGAGCCTGTTCGTCGCCGCCAAGCTGTCGCACCTGCACCATCTGCCACAAGGCCAAGGCGAGCGCATGCGCCGCACCAAGGCCATGGTCGCGGCCATGGACGAGGCCGGCTTTGGCTCGTGCTCGAATCACTACGAATGCGAAGCCGCCTGTCCAAAAGACATTTCGCGCGACGTGATCGCGCAGATGAACAAGGACTATCTCAAGGCGACGTTTGCTTACAAAGAATACGAAGCCAAGGCCGACGGCGCGGGGTGA
- a CDS encoding alkaline phosphatase family protein — protein MMRQICRWLGVALVFSACAGRQPDATKGASVPAKQPGLAPKLIVLVVLDQLPQWVLETRAHELEPHGFLRGRAAQSVALRGEFSYAATMTAVGHATIATGVLPKAHGVFANGVYSVAAHKEISVFTGADRLVTTKGVSTELAGGPQPMRVPTVFDELKRAGRLGQVIAISQKNRGAIALGGRLATAAVWQHARGPMWASSTYYGASLPSWAEAPVDGDEPTQVQAVDALFDLAEKALAAHALGRNALPDVLAISVSSLDWAGHAHGAESAEYLDVLRAADRRLEALAAAFTTTYKFAPGDVVLVVTSDHGAAPLPETPLATARPAAWSTGELPSRHDPDAPTATAGRFLEDDVVKTLDAGLDAQRGAGDWLMAAAPPYLYLGREAEALAPAAREALLQQLLTSLRQMPGVWRAYAVGNEGAVLPSTPADALDVLVQNSVAPALSSDIYLLLSPYWIFGSGYEQGTNHGTPWDYDRQVPVIVWPARAISPRAAGKLLPMTDLAAMMRKMIAAKP, from the coding sequence ATGATGCGGCAGATTTGTAGATGGCTCGGCGTCGCGCTGGTGTTTTCGGCATGTGCCGGGCGTCAGCCAGATGCCACGAAAGGCGCTAGCGTGCCTGCCAAGCAACCAGGGCTTGCGCCCAAGCTTATCGTGCTCGTCGTGCTCGATCAATTGCCCCAGTGGGTGCTCGAGACCCGAGCGCACGAGCTTGAGCCGCATGGTTTTTTGCGTGGGCGCGCGGCGCAAAGCGTGGCGCTGCGTGGCGAATTTTCATACGCCGCCACGATGACCGCGGTGGGCCACGCCACCATTGCTACCGGCGTCTTGCCAAAGGCGCATGGCGTGTTCGCCAACGGCGTTTACAGCGTTGCTGCGCATAAAGAGATAAGCGTCTTTACGGGCGCAGACAGGCTCGTCACCACAAAAGGCGTTTCGACCGAGCTGGCTGGGGGGCCGCAGCCTATGCGCGTGCCGACGGTTTTTGATGAGCTCAAGCGCGCCGGCAGACTTGGACAAGTCATCGCGATTTCGCAGAAAAATCGCGGCGCGATCGCGCTTGGTGGGCGCTTGGCCACGGCGGCGGTCTGGCAACATGCTCGCGGCCCCATGTGGGCTAGCTCGACCTATTACGGCGCTTCATTGCCGTCGTGGGCTGAGGCACCGGTGGACGGTGACGAGCCAACTCAGGTGCAAGCAGTAGACGCGCTGTTTGATCTGGCGGAGAAGGCGCTGGCCGCGCATGCCTTGGGGCGGAACGCATTGCCTGACGTCTTGGCAATTTCGGTGTCGTCGCTCGATTGGGCTGGCCATGCGCATGGCGCCGAATCGGCGGAGTATCTTGATGTCCTGCGTGCAGCAGATCGCCGGCTGGAAGCCTTGGCCGCGGCCTTTACTACAACCTACAAGTTCGCCCCCGGCGACGTGGTGTTGGTCGTCACCTCGGATCACGGCGCGGCCCCGCTGCCGGAAACACCTCTGGCGACAGCGCGTCCCGCCGCATGGTCAACGGGTGAGTTGCCATCGCGCCACGATCCGGATGCCCCCACGGCCACTGCGGGGCGTTTTCTCGAAGACGACGTCGTGAAGACACTCGATGCCGGGCTCGACGCACAGCGCGGCGCGGGTGATTGGCTGATGGCCGCGGCGCCGCCATACTTGTACTTGGGCCGCGAGGCCGAGGCGCTGGCCCCTGCGGCGCGCGAAGCGCTCTTGCAGCAGCTGCTAACTAGCCTGCGTCAAATGCCCGGCGTCTGGCGCGCCTACGCCGTGGGCAATGAGGGCGCCGTGTTGCCCTCCACGCCCGCCGACGCGCTCGACGTCCTGGTGCAAAACTCCGTCGCGCCTGCGCTCTCAAGCGACATATATCTGTTGCTCTCGCCGTACTGGATTTTTGGATCGGGTTACGAACAAGGCACCAACCACGGCACGCCGTGGGACTACGATCGCCAGGTGCCCGTCATCGTATGGCCCGCCCGCGCGATTTCGCCGCGCGCCGCCGGCAAGTTGCTGCCCATGACCGACCTGGCGGCCATGATGCGAAAAATGATTGCCGCAAAACCCTAG
- a CDS encoding pseudouridine synthase — MGQSLASFFARPPATPCYVPAVRLNKFLSETGRWSRREADKVIEAGRVTINGKRVELGTQVAEGDVVAVDGQAVGPSRKAVAPVYLMVNKPLGITCTTERHVHGNIIDFINHRERIFPIGRLDKDSEGIILLTNDGDIVNQVLRVENGHEKEYVVEVNNPISDRFLERLARGVPVLDTITKPCVATRIDKHTFRLILTQGLNRQIRRMCEFLGYEVVRLERVRFMHLTLGSLRRGAWRDLTAAEVAGLKVTPPE, encoded by the coding sequence ATGGGCCAATCCTTGGCGTCTTTCTTCGCCCGGCCGCCCGCCACCCCATGCTATGTACCCGCCGTGCGGTTAAATAAGTTCCTCAGCGAAACCGGGCGCTGGTCGCGCCGCGAGGCCGACAAGGTCATCGAGGCCGGCCGCGTGACAATCAATGGGAAGCGCGTGGAGCTTGGCACGCAGGTCGCCGAGGGCGACGTGGTGGCGGTCGACGGCCAGGCGGTCGGCCCATCGCGCAAGGCGGTGGCACCGGTCTATCTCATGGTCAACAAGCCGCTCGGCATCACCTGCACCACCGAGCGCCACGTGCACGGCAACATCATCGACTTCATCAACCACCGCGAGCGCATCTTCCCGATCGGGCGGCTCGACAAAGATTCTGAAGGCATCATCTTGCTCACCAACGACGGCGATATCGTCAACCAGGTGCTGCGCGTCGAAAACGGTCACGAAAAAGAATATGTGGTCGAGGTGAACAATCCGATAAGCGATCGCTTTCTCGAGCGCCTGGCGCGCGGCGTGCCGGTGCTCGACACCATCACCAAGCCGTGCGTCGCGACACGGATCGACAAGCACACGTTTCGTCTGATCCTCACGCAGGGTCTCAATCGGCAAATCCGCCGCATGTGCGAATTCCTCGGCTACGAGGTGGTGCGGCTCGAGCGCGTGCGCTTTATGCATCTCACCCTCGGCAGCCTTCGCCGCGGCGCGTGGCGCGATCTGACGGCCGCAGAAGTCGCAGGACTTAAGGTCACCCCGCCCGAGTAA
- a CDS encoding S9 family peptidase, whose amino-acid sequence MSPNGKYISWSAPVRGVMNIWVRGVADDEFAAKPAGTGTAARAITNGTDRPITRHVWSADSKYILYFQDDDGDENFGIYRADVATGESKVLVKAPDVAAQLIHVSDKHPESILVGLNDRNPQYHDVYRVELATGKKTLLYQNDKFAGLTPDDDYVLRVAMAPRPDGGLDMFSRGPDVIATPAAPAATAAKPTVATKPAPVDAINWQPLLTIPQADANTTGIEGITPDGQFAYFVDSRGRDTAGLYLLSLADKSSKLIGSNPKADISDAMTHPKTGVIEAYATEYEKPEWKVLDKGVDAELKAIRKSLAAAGASIDVASRSQDDKLWVIHASSDIDPGSYWLWSREHKRGLKLGDIMPKLAAAPLSRMHPVIIKARDGLPLVSYLSVPRAADPKQVGKPKSPQPLVLLVHGGPWARDSWGFDNLTQLLTNRGYAVLQVNFRGSTGFGKGFINAADKQWGKAMHTDLLDAVAWAQKGGIADPKKVCIMGGSYGGYATLAGLTLTPDAFACGVDIVGPSNLVTLVQSIPAYWAPMIAVFKTRINDWTTPEGKQAMLDVSPITHVKAIKRPLLIAQGANDPRVKQAESDSIVAAMQANAIPVSYVLFPDEGHGFRRPENNQAFFAIAEAFLAAHLGGTFQPMMPAEWNNSSATMPVGPEGIPGLRDAVK is encoded by the coding sequence GTGAGCCCTAACGGGAAGTACATTTCGTGGAGCGCGCCGGTGCGCGGCGTCATGAACATTTGGGTGCGCGGCGTCGCCGACGATGAGTTTGCGGCCAAGCCTGCCGGCACTGGCACGGCCGCGCGCGCCATCACCAATGGCACCGATCGCCCCATCACGCGCCACGTTTGGAGCGCCGACAGCAAATACATTTTGTATTTTCAAGATGACGACGGCGATGAAAATTTTGGCATTTATCGCGCGGACGTTGCGACCGGCGAGTCAAAGGTGCTGGTCAAGGCGCCCGACGTGGCCGCCCAGTTGATCCACGTATCCGACAAGCATCCTGAATCGATCCTGGTGGGCCTCAACGATCGCAATCCGCAGTATCACGACGTCTATCGCGTCGAGCTCGCGACCGGCAAGAAGACCCTGCTCTATCAAAACGACAAGTTTGCCGGCCTTACGCCCGATGATGACTACGTGCTCCGCGTCGCCATGGCGCCGCGTCCCGATGGCGGCCTGGACATGTTTTCGCGCGGCCCCGACGTCATCGCGACGCCTGCCGCCCCGGCGGCAACGGCGGCAAAGCCCACGGTCGCGACCAAGCCTGCGCCGGTTGACGCCATTAACTGGCAGCCGCTGCTGACGATTCCACAAGCAGATGCCAATACCACTGGGATCGAAGGCATTACGCCAGATGGTCAATTTGCCTACTTCGTCGATTCTCGCGGGCGCGACACGGCCGGCTTGTATTTGCTGTCGCTTGCGGACAAGTCGTCCAAGCTAATTGGCAGCAATCCAAAGGCCGATATCTCGGATGCGATGACGCACCCCAAGACCGGCGTCATCGAGGCCTATGCGACCGAATACGAGAAACCAGAATGGAAGGTGCTCGACAAGGGCGTCGACGCCGAGCTCAAGGCGATTCGCAAGAGCCTCGCGGCGGCCGGCGCCTCAATCGACGTCGCGAGCCGCTCGCAAGATGACAAGCTATGGGTGATTCATGCGTCCAGCGATATCGATCCCGGCTCCTATTGGCTGTGGAGCCGCGAGCACAAACGCGGCCTCAAGCTCGGCGACATCATGCCCAAGTTGGCGGCGGCGCCGCTTTCGCGCATGCATCCCGTGATCATCAAGGCGCGAGATGGTCTGCCGCTCGTTTCGTATCTCTCGGTGCCCCGCGCCGCCGATCCAAAACAAGTTGGCAAGCCAAAATCGCCGCAGCCACTCGTGCTCCTGGTGCACGGCGGGCCGTGGGCGCGCGACTCCTGGGGCTTTGACAATCTCACCCAGCTGCTGACCAATCGCGGCTACGCAGTCTTGCAGGTCAACTTTCGCGGCTCGACCGGCTTTGGCAAGGGCTTCATCAATGCCGCCGACAAGCAGTGGGGCAAGGCCATGCACACCGATTTACTCGATGCCGTGGCGTGGGCGCAAAAAGGCGGCATCGCCGATCCGAAGAAGGTCTGCATCATGGGCGGCAGCTACGGTGGCTATGCCACGCTGGCGGGGCTGACGCTGACACCTGATGCCTTTGCCTGTGGCGTCGACATCGTCGGGCCGTCGAATCTAGTAACGCTCGTGCAGTCGATTCCTGCGTACTGGGCGCCAATGATTGCCGTGTTTAAGACGCGCATCAACGACTGGACGACGCCCGAGGGCAAGCAGGCCATGCTCGATGTTTCACCGATTACGCACGTCAAGGCGATTAAGCGCCCGTTGCTTATCGCGCAAGGCGCCAACGACCCACGCGTCAAGCAAGCCGAATCCGACAGCATCGTCGCGGCGATGCAGGCCAATGCCATCCCGGTGTCATATGTATTGTTTCCCGACGAAGGCCATGGCTTTCGCCGACCCGAGAACAACCAGGCGTTCTTTGCCATCGCCGAGGCATTTCTGGCGGCGCATCTCGGCGGCACGTTTCAGCCCATGATGCCCGCCGAATGGAATAATTCGTCGGCGACCATGCCGGTGGGGCCCGAAGGCATCCCAGGCCTACGCGACGCGGTGAAGTAA